In the Juglans microcarpa x Juglans regia isolate MS1-56 chromosome 6D, Jm3101_v1.0, whole genome shotgun sequence genome, one interval contains:
- the LOC121234712 gene encoding uncharacterized protein LOC121234712 has product MGLIKSTFSFLMGTVFGVYVAQNYAVPNIRKLAGTGLLIAQHIEETYRKPKKRNDDD; this is encoded by the coding sequence ATGGGTTTGATCAAGAGCACCTTCTCGTTCCTTATGGGCACGGTGTTCGGAGTCTACGTGGCCCAAAACTACGCCGTCCCGAATATCAGGAAGCTCGCCGGCACTGGGCTTCTCATAGCGCAGCACATCGAAGAGACTTACCGCAAGCCGAAGAAGAGGAACGACGATGATTAG
- the LOC121235559 gene encoding uncharacterized protein LOC121235559: MSNSMPSLGTMENKEMFTNILALGILVITVIVNICIQLATGVIYVFWKEHALILFIMLVLLLLLSFSALTVPNTKQYLELKYTKKHQLALKEGLNETGKPVVDKLREDLMKYWMMAHTGSPQFVVGRSVTCTASGAFCLLSLATLAQAMVRSQFMPWSFKFCRGESDYKWSTTLVLATQTIAVGVGTIGPACRWFIAINFSCPNRGNQIGRKEFKVENYWIQSLVEMKESPLTFIRVRNKHCRKLAHDAKDQFLNLCIGVQIGLVLMSKATRLISTLFVSRILYCCHCYQGLKNKFIFKSVSDTESVSDSRPCSKLDLSRFVLDLEGEDALVEKMKKCNWDPTDYWFRMGQKRRPNYLITLLKRSTHGFKGVVEFDSNQVPSLESKEPPNCWALPVVTLTCIAVTLPNISPTSIQELLCSVNEGLTYIRLLENNLDTREELHNIRRAAEGVWLRVELYRKWLDVDLHKLSLQGKTQQETLQKLSDTAKNKLVEFHKNHTPQCLKHGPSKWPIKILAANSMYRITQTMLLKRQSENAQMGEKLFETVAVMISDILGACLTNMQRFISIKCLSSAIEEREDSVRHAVDILGKAENILKLQEHGAFPGLDPCQMASIEEWRLLDMQKPLPFNPSPSESEIASSSSSDLYLIID, encoded by the coding sequence ATGAGTAATTCCATGCCTTCCCTTGGCACCATGGAGAACAAGGAAATGTTCACCAACATTCTGGCATTAGGAATACTTGTTATCACTGTTATTGTGAATATTTGCATCCAACTAGCCACCGGAGTAATCTATGTTTTCTGGAAAGAACATGCTTTAATCCTGTTTATCATGCTTGTTTTGCTTCTTCTCTTGAGTTTTTCTGCCTTGACTGTTCCAAACACTAAGCAGTATCTGGAGCTCAAGTACACTAAAAAGCACCAACTAGCTCTCAAAGAAGGCTTGAATGAAACCGGGAAACCGGTtgttgacaaacttagagaagATCTCATGAAGTATTGGATGATGGCTCATACGGGCAGCCCCCAATTTGTGGTGGGGCGTTCAGTGACATGCACAGCTTCTGGAGCATTCTGTCTTCTGAGCCTCGCAACTTTAGCACAAGCCATGGTTAGATCCCAGTTTATGCCATGGTCATTTAAATTTTGCAGAGGAGAGTCTGATTATAAGTGGTCGACCACTTTAGTTCTTGCTACTCAGACAATTGCGGTAGGAGTCGGTACTATTGGCCCAGCATGTAGATGGTTCATCGCCATCAATTTCTCTTGCCCTAACAGAGGAAATCAAATTGGCAGAAAAGAGTTTAAAGTAGAGAACTACTGGATCCAGAGCTTAGTAGAGATGAAAGAGAGCCCATTAACTTTCATACGTGTTCGTAACAAGCACTGCAGGAAACTTGCTCATGATGCAAAAGATCAATTCTTAAACTTGTGTATTGGTGTGCAGATTGGACTCGTCTTAATGAGCAAGGCGACTCGGCTCATTTCCACTTTATTTGTAAGCCGGATCTTGTACTGTTGCCACTGCTACCAAGGtttgaaaaataagtttatattcaAGAGTGTTTCAGACACCGAATCAGTTTCAGATTCACGGCCTTGCTCAAAGCTGGATCTTAGCCGTTTTGTTTTGGATCTCGAAGGCGAGGATGCATTGgttgagaagatgaagaaatgcAATTGGGACCCTACTGATTATTGGTTTCGGATGGGGCAAAAGAGACGACCTAACTACCTCATAACACTATTGAAGAGATCTACACATGGATTCAAGGGAGTGGTGGAGTTTGACAGTAACCAAGTTCCTTCTTTAGAATCTAAAGAACCGCCAAACTGTTGGGCTCTTCCTGTGGTGACACTAACATGTATTGCAGTAACACTTCCAAACATCAGTCCTACATCAATTCAAGAATTACTATGTAGTGTGAACGAAGGTCTGACGTATATAAGACTCTTAGAAAACAACCTGGACACAAGAGAAGAATTGCACAACATCAGGAGGGCAGCAGAGGGGGTGTGGTTACGAGTGGAACTTTACCGCAAGTGGCTGGATGTTGATCTCCATAAACTGTCCCTTCAAGGAAAAACCCAACAGGAAACACTTCAAAAACTTTCAGATACTGCAAAGAACAAGCTTGTGGAGTTCCACAAGAATCACACGCCGCAATGTTTGAAGCACGGTCCTTCGAAATGGCCAATCAAGATATTGGCTGCCAATTCCATGTATAGGATAACTCAAACTATGTTGCTAAAGAGACAAAGCGAAAATGCCCAGATGGGTGAGAAACTATTTGAAACAGTAGCTGTCATGATCTCTGATATACTGGGTGCTTGCCTCACTAACATGCAACGTTTTATATCCATTAAGTGTTTGAGCAGCGCCATTGAAGAGAGGGAAGACAGCGTGAGACATGCAGTTGACATTCTTGGCAAAGCTGAAAATATTCTGAAACTTCAAGAACATGGAGCATTTCCCGGTTTAGATCCCTGTCAAATGGCAAGCATTGAAGAATGGCGTTTACTTGACATGCAAAAGCCCTTGCCTTTCAATCCTTCTCCGTCAGAGAGTGAGATAGCTTCTTCAAGTTCAAGTGACCTGTACCTAATCATTGACTAG
- the LOC121234710 gene encoding uncharacterized protein LOC121234710 isoform X1, producing MGKLGCNIDGNLDDTKFSQPMPWIGLYVAAASLAFLIAMAADVIQGIRYRKFWFPCKFSSLNATSLTLLAVAIKLSVDLNTSMPSRQDQLAKLSNTVFICTVMSNSMPSLGTMENKEMFTNILALGILVITVIVNICIQLATGVIYVFWKEHALILFIMFVLLLLLSFSALTVPNTKQYLELKYTKKHQLALKEGLNQTGKPVVDKLREDLMKYWMMAHTGSPQFVVGRSVTCTASGAFCLLSLATLAQAMARSQFMPWSFKFCTGESDYKWSTTLVLATQTIAVGVGSIGPACRWFIAIRFSCPSRGNQTGRKEFKVENYWIQSLVEMKERPLTFLRVRNKLCRKLAHDAKDHFLNLCIGVQIGLVLMSKAIRLISTLFVSRILYCYHCCRGLKKKLIFKSVSNTESVSDSRPYSKLDLSRFVLDLEGEDALVEMMKKCNWDPTDYWFQMGQKRRPKYLITLLERSTHGFKGVVEFDSNRIPSLESEEPPKCWALPVVTLTCIAVTLPNISPTLIEELLCSVNEGLTYIRLLENNLDTRKELHNIRRAAEGVWVRVELYHKWLDVDLHKLSLQGKTQQEILQKLSDNAKNKLLEFHKNHTPQCLKHGPSKWPIKILAANSMYRITQAMLLRRQSGNAQMDEKLFETVAVMISDILGACLTNMQRFISMKCLSSAIEKREDSVRHAIDILGKAEKILKFQEHRESPGLDPCQMASIDEWRLFYMQKPLPFNPSPSQIETASSSSSSSDLYLIID from the coding sequence atggggaAGCTCGGATGCAACATTGATGGGAATCTGGATGACACAAAGTTCAGCCAGCCAATGCCATGGATTGGCCTCTACGTTGCAGCAGCGTCCCTGGCCTTCCTCATCGCCATGGCTGCAGATGTCATCCAAGGGATCCGCTATCGGAAGTTCTGGTTCCCATGCAAGTTCTCCTCTCTCAATGCTACTTCCCTCACCTTGTTAGCTGTGGCAATTAAACTCTCGGTGGATTTAAATACCTCGATGCCTAGCCGGCAGGATCAGCTTGCAAAACTCAGCAACACTGTCTTCATCTGCACGGTAATGAGTAATTCTATGCCTTCCCTTGGCACCATGGAGAACAAGGAAATGTTCACCAACATTCTAGCATTAGGAATACTTGTTATCACTGTTATTGTGAATATTTGCATCCAACTAGCCACCGGAGTAATCTATGTTTTCTGGAAAGAACATGCTTTAATCCTGTTTATCATGTTTGTTCTGCTTCTTCTCTTGAGTTTTTCTGCCTTGACTGTTCCAAACACTAAGCAGTATCTGGAGCTCAAGTACACTAAAAAGCACCAATTAGCTCTCAAAGAAGGCTTGAATCAAACTGGGAAACCGGTtgttgacaaacttagagaagATCTCATGAAGTATTGGATGATGGCTCACACGGGCAGCCCACAATTTGTGGTGGGGCGTTCAGTGACATGCACAGCTTCTGGAGCATTCTGTCTTCTGAGCCTCGCAACTTTAGCACAAGCCATGGCTAGATCCCAATTCATGCCATGGTCTTTTAAATTTTGCACTGGAGAGTCTGATTATAAGTGGTCCACCACATTAGTTCTTGCTACTCAGACAATTGCGGTAGGAGTTGGTAGTATTGGCCCAGCATGTAGATGGTTCATCGCCATCAGATTTTCTTGCCCTAGCAGAGGAAATCAAACTGGCAGAAAAGAGTTTAAAGTAGAGAACTACTGGATCCAGAGCTTAGTAGAGATGAAAGAGAGGCCATTAACTTTCTTACGTGTTCGTAACAAGCTCTGCAGGAAACTTGCTCATGATGCAAAAGATCATTTCTTAAACTTGTGTATCGGAGTGCAGATTGGACTTGTCTTAATGAGCAAGGCGATTCGCCTCATTTCCACTTTATTTGTAAGCCGGATCTTGTACTGCTACCACTGCTGCCGAggtttgaagaagaagttgataTTCAAGAGTGTTTCAAACACTGAATCAGTTTCAGATTCACGGCCTTACTCAAAGCTGGATCTTAGCCGTTTTGTTTTGGATCTCGAAGGCGAGGATGCATTGGTTGAGATGATGAAGAAATGCAATTGGGACCCTACTGATTATTGGTTTCAGATGGGGCAAAAGAGACGACCAAAATACCTCATAACACTATTGGAGAGATCTACACATGGATTCAAGGGAGTGGTGGAGTTTGACAGTAACCGAATTCCTTCTTTAGAATCTGAAGAACCACCAAAATGTTGGGCTCTTCCTGTGGTGACACTAACATGTATTGCAGTAACACTTCCAAACATCAGTCCTACATTAATTGAAGAATTACTATGTAGTGTGAACGAAGGTTTGACGTATATAAGACTCTTAGAAAACAACCTGGACACAAGAAAAGAATTGCACAACATCAGGAGGGCAGCAGAGGGGGTGTGGGTACGAGTGGAACTCTACCACAAGTGGCTGGATGTTGATCTCCATAAACTGTCCCTTCAAGGAAAAACCCAACAGGAAATACTTCAAAAACTCTCAGATAATGCAAAGAACAAGCTCTTGGAGTTCCACAAGAATCACACGCCGCAATGTTTGAAGCACGGTCCTTCGAAATGGCCAATCAAGATATTGGCTGCCAATTCCATGTATAGGATAACTCAAGCCATGCTGCTAAGGAGACAAAGCGGAAATGCCCAGATGGATGAGAAACTATTTGAAACAGTAGCTGTCATGATCTCTGATATACTGGGCGCTTGCCTCACTAACATGCAACGTTTTATTTCCATGAAGTGTTTGAGCAGCGCCATTGAAAAGAGGGAAGACAGCGTGAGACATGCAATTGACATTCTTGGTAAAGCCGAAAAGATTCTGAAATTTCAAGAACATAGAGAATCTCCCGGTTTAGATCCCTGTCAAATGGCAAGCATTGACGAATGGCGTTTATTTTACATGCAAAAGCCCTTGCCTTTCAATCCTTCTCCGTCACAGATTGAGACAGCTTCTTCCAGTTCCAGTTCAAGTGACTTGTATCTAATCATTGACTAG
- the LOC121235557 gene encoding uncharacterized protein LOC121235557 codes for MARSVTSTASGAFCLLSAATLAQAMLRSHFMPWSFKFCSGESDYHWSTTLVLVTQTIAVGIGTVGPACRWFIAINFSSPKRGNKTGRKSFKVENYWIQSLVEMKECPFTLLGLRNRHCRKLAHDAKDHFLNLCIGVQIGIVLMSKGIQFISIFFVSWILSCCNCCKGLLKFRFRNAASASESQPNSKPDLSRFVLHLEGEDAMVGMVKRNCDPTDYWFRMGEKRRPKYLIKLLERSSQEFKGVVEFDSNQVPSLDSEEPPNCWALPVVTLASIAVVLPNVSPKLIEELICSVNEGMMYVRLVENNLDTRKEFINIRRAAEGVWVRVELYRKWLDVDLHKLSLKAKSPREALQKLSDTAKNNLVEFHKNHTPQCLKHGPSKWPIKVLAANSMYRITQTMLLNRKSGDDQIGEKLFEAVAAMISDILGACLTNLQRFISAKSLSSSIEKREDSVRHAVHILGKAEKILKLQQRRALPGLDPHQMTSIDEWRSFYMQKPLPFNPSPSESETASNSIDLYLTIDQNQ; via the coding sequence ATGGCGCGTTCAGTGACATCCACCGCTTCTGGAGCATTCTGTCTTCTAAGCGCCGCAACTTTAGCACAAGCCATGCTTAGATCCCACTTTATGCCCTGGTCATTTAAATTTTGCAGCGGAGAATCTGATTATCATTGGTCGACCACTTTAGTTCTTGTCACACAGACAATTGCAGTAGGAATCGGTACTGTTGGTCCAGCTTGTAGATGGTTCATCGCCATCAATTTCAGTAGCCCAAAAAGGGGAAATAAAACAGGCAGAAAATCATTTAAAGTAGAGAACTACTGGATCCAGAGCCTAGTGGAGATGAAAGAGTGCCCATTTACTTTACTGGGACTTCGTAACAGGCACTGCAGGAAACTTGCCCATGATGCAAAAGACCATTTCTTAAACTTGTGTATCGGAGTGCAGATAGGTATTGTGCTAATGAGCAAAGGGATTCAattcatttccattttctttgtaAGCTGGATCTTATCATGCTGCAACTGCTGCAAAGGTTTATTGAAGTTTAGATTCAGGAATGCTGCATCAGCTTCGGAATCACAGCCTAATTCAAAGCCGGATCTTAGCCGTTTTGTTTTGCATCTCGAAGGCGAGGATGCAATGGTTGGGATGGTGAAACGCAATTGTGACCCTACTGATTATTGGTTTCGGATGGGGGAAAAGAGACGGCCTAAATACCTCATAAAACTCTTGGAGAGATCTTCACAAGAATTCAAGGGAGTGGTGGAGTTTGACAGTAACCAAGTTCCGTCTTTAGATTCTGAAGAACCGCCAAATTGCTGGGCACTTCCTGTGGTGACACTAGCAAGTATTGCAGTAGTACTTCCTAACgtgagccctaaattaattgaaGAACTCATATGTAGCGTGAATGAAGGTATGATGTATGTAAGACTAGTTGAAAACAACCTGGACACTAGAAAAGAATTTATCAACATCAGGAGGGCAGCAGAGGGGGTATGGGTACGAGTGGAACTCTATCGCAAGTGGTTAGATGTTGATCTCCATAAACTGTCCCTTAAAGCAAAAAGCCCAAGGGAAGCACTTCAAAAGCTCTCAGATACTGCAAAGAACAATCTTGTGGAGTTCCACAAAAATCACACGCCACAATGTTTAAAGCACGGTCCTTCGAAGTGGCCTATCAAGGTATTGGCTGCCAATTCCATGTATAGGATAACTCAAACTATGCTGCTAAACAGAAAAAGCGGGGATGACCAGATAGGTGAGAAACTATTTGAAGCAGTAGCTGCCATGATCTCTGATATACTGGGTGCTTGCCTCACTAACTTGCAACGCTTTATATCCGCGAAGAGTTTGAGCAGCTCCATTGAAAAGAGGGAAGACAGCGTGAGGCATGCAGTTCACATTCTTGGTAAAGCTGAAAAGATTCTTAAACTTCAACAACGCAGAGCACTTCCCGGTTTAGATCCTCATCAAATGACAAGCATTGATGAATGGCGTTCATTTTACATGCAGAAGCCCTTGCCCTTCAATCCCTCTCCATCAGAGAGTGAGACAGCTTCAAATTCAATTGACTTGTACCTAACCATTGACCAGAATCAATAA
- the LOC121235735 gene encoding uncharacterized protein LOC121235735, whose translation MPMPRERSLLYAENLTPPSFQVIVMTANMGCDRCRQRVSQVASKMTGLEEYTVDVQNRRVTMKAEFGFQWKAKNGAPKSKMNKELRPLTYLLKPFRGTCFGNHLAN comes from the exons ATGCCAATGCCGAGAGAGAGGTCTCTCCTATACGCCGAGAATCTGACACCCCCATCG TTTCAGGTTATAGTGATGACTGCAAACATGGGATGTGATCGTTGTCGGCAGAGAGTCTCCCAAGTTGCTTCAAAGATGACTG GTTTGGAAGAATATACTGTGGATGTGCAAAATCGACGAGTAACCATGAAAGCAGAGTTCGGATTTCAGTGGAAAGCAAAAAATGGTGCTCCTAAGAGCAAGATGAACAAAGAACTTCGTCCATTAACCTACTTACTCAAACCTTTCAGAGGAACTTGTTTTGGCAATCACTTGGCCAATTGA
- the LOC121234710 gene encoding uncharacterized protein LOC121234710 isoform X2 has product MGKLGCNIDGNLDDTKFSQPMPWIGLYVAAASLAFLIAMAADVIQGIRYRKFWFPCKFSSLNATSLTLLAVAIKLSVDLNTSMPSRQDQLAKLSNTVFICTYLELKYTKKHQLALKEGLNQTGKPVVDKLREDLMKYWMMAHTGSPQFVVGRSVTCTASGAFCLLSLATLAQAMARSQFMPWSFKFCTGESDYKWSTTLVLATQTIAVGVGSIGPACRWFIAIRFSCPSRGNQTGRKEFKVENYWIQSLVEMKERPLTFLRVRNKLCRKLAHDAKDHFLNLCIGVQIGLVLMSKAIRLISTLFVSRILYCYHCCRGLKKKLIFKSVSNTESVSDSRPYSKLDLSRFVLDLEGEDALVEMMKKCNWDPTDYWFQMGQKRRPKYLITLLERSTHGFKGVVEFDSNRIPSLESEEPPKCWALPVVTLTCIAVTLPNISPTLIEELLCSVNEGLTYIRLLENNLDTRKELHNIRRAAEGVWVRVELYHKWLDVDLHKLSLQGKTQQEILQKLSDNAKNKLLEFHKNHTPQCLKHGPSKWPIKILAANSMYRITQAMLLRRQSGNAQMDEKLFETVAVMISDILGACLTNMQRFISMKCLSSAIEKREDSVRHAIDILGKAEKILKFQEHRESPGLDPCQMASIDEWRLFYMQKPLPFNPSPSQIETASSSSSSSDLYLIID; this is encoded by the exons atggggaAGCTCGGATGCAACATTGATGGGAATCTGGATGACACAAAGTTCAGCCAGCCAATGCCATGGATTGGCCTCTACGTTGCAGCAGCGTCCCTGGCCTTCCTCATCGCCATGGCTGCAGATGTCATCCAAGGGATCCGCTATCGGAAGTTCTGGTTCCCATGCAAGTTCTCCTCTCTCAATGCTACTTCCCTCACCTTGTTAGCTGTGGCAATTAAACTCTCGGTGGATTTAAATACCTCGATGCCTAGCCGGCAGGATCAGCTTGCAAAACTCAGCAACACTGTCTTCATCTGCACG TATCTGGAGCTCAAGTACACTAAAAAGCACCAATTAGCTCTCAAAGAAGGCTTGAATCAAACTGGGAAACCGGTtgttgacaaacttagagaagATCTCATGAAGTATTGGATGATGGCTCACACGGGCAGCCCACAATTTGTGGTGGGGCGTTCAGTGACATGCACAGCTTCTGGAGCATTCTGTCTTCTGAGCCTCGCAACTTTAGCACAAGCCATGGCTAGATCCCAATTCATGCCATGGTCTTTTAAATTTTGCACTGGAGAGTCTGATTATAAGTGGTCCACCACATTAGTTCTTGCTACTCAGACAATTGCGGTAGGAGTTGGTAGTATTGGCCCAGCATGTAGATGGTTCATCGCCATCAGATTTTCTTGCCCTAGCAGAGGAAATCAAACTGGCAGAAAAGAGTTTAAAGTAGAGAACTACTGGATCCAGAGCTTAGTAGAGATGAAAGAGAGGCCATTAACTTTCTTACGTGTTCGTAACAAGCTCTGCAGGAAACTTGCTCATGATGCAAAAGATCATTTCTTAAACTTGTGTATCGGAGTGCAGATTGGACTTGTCTTAATGAGCAAGGCGATTCGCCTCATTTCCACTTTATTTGTAAGCCGGATCTTGTACTGCTACCACTGCTGCCGAggtttgaagaagaagttgataTTCAAGAGTGTTTCAAACACTGAATCAGTTTCAGATTCACGGCCTTACTCAAAGCTGGATCTTAGCCGTTTTGTTTTGGATCTCGAAGGCGAGGATGCATTGGTTGAGATGATGAAGAAATGCAATTGGGACCCTACTGATTATTGGTTTCAGATGGGGCAAAAGAGACGACCAAAATACCTCATAACACTATTGGAGAGATCTACACATGGATTCAAGGGAGTGGTGGAGTTTGACAGTAACCGAATTCCTTCTTTAGAATCTGAAGAACCACCAAAATGTTGGGCTCTTCCTGTGGTGACACTAACATGTATTGCAGTAACACTTCCAAACATCAGTCCTACATTAATTGAAGAATTACTATGTAGTGTGAACGAAGGTTTGACGTATATAAGACTCTTAGAAAACAACCTGGACACAAGAAAAGAATTGCACAACATCAGGAGGGCAGCAGAGGGGGTGTGGGTACGAGTGGAACTCTACCACAAGTGGCTGGATGTTGATCTCCATAAACTGTCCCTTCAAGGAAAAACCCAACAGGAAATACTTCAAAAACTCTCAGATAATGCAAAGAACAAGCTCTTGGAGTTCCACAAGAATCACACGCCGCAATGTTTGAAGCACGGTCCTTCGAAATGGCCAATCAAGATATTGGCTGCCAATTCCATGTATAGGATAACTCAAGCCATGCTGCTAAGGAGACAAAGCGGAAATGCCCAGATGGATGAGAAACTATTTGAAACAGTAGCTGTCATGATCTCTGATATACTGGGCGCTTGCCTCACTAACATGCAACGTTTTATTTCCATGAAGTGTTTGAGCAGCGCCATTGAAAAGAGGGAAGACAGCGTGAGACATGCAATTGACATTCTTGGTAAAGCCGAAAAGATTCTGAAATTTCAAGAACATAGAGAATCTCCCGGTTTAGATCCCTGTCAAATGGCAAGCATTGACGAATGGCGTTTATTTTACATGCAAAAGCCCTTGCCTTTCAATCCTTCTCCGTCACAGATTGAGACAGCTTCTTCCAGTTCCAGTTCAAGTGACTTGTATCTAATCATTGACTAG
- the LOC121235734 gene encoding leukocyte receptor cluster member 1, which produces MGGHGGLNILPQKRWNVYNYENREKVRQDEEAAAKEEQLKREQSRRRDSEFRLERLRAARNLDPVTRSAEPDELEPKTGHINLFEGIKIFDPIKGLENGGGDDEDGFKKKQKKMKREEAAPKVVGPEDEKYRLGYGLAGKGVKLPWYLERRSSNENGESGRDNGSARGVEEEGKKSGKKTLEELRKERLKREKREKERERALVLEKNRRDGAGSKDRVFSRRG; this is translated from the exons ATGGGAGGCCATGGAGGTCTCAATATTCTACCGCAGAAGCGGTGGAATGTGTACAATTATGAAAACCGAGAGAAAGTTCGCCAGGACGAGGAAGCCGCGGCCAAAGAGGAGCAGCTGAAGCGCGAGCAATCTAGGAGGCGCGATTCCGAGTTTCGCCTCGAGCGCCTCCGCGCTGCCCGCAACTTGGATCCGGTGACGCGATCTGCAGAGCCCGATGAACTGGAGCCTAAGACTGGCCATATTAACCTCTTCGAGGGGATTAAGATCTTCGACCCTATTAAGGGTTTAGAGAACGGGGGAGGTGATGACGAAGATGGGTTtaagaagaagcagaagaagatgaagagagaggaggCCGCGCCCAAGGTTGTGGGTCCGGAGGATGAGAAGTATAGGTTAGGGTACGGGTTAGCGGGGAAAGGAGTCAAGTTACCCTGGTACCTTGAAAGGCGGAGCAGTAATGAGAATGGCGAGAGTGGTAGGGATAATGGGTCGGCGAGAGGAGTGGAGGAAGAGGGAAAGAAAAGTGGGAAGAAGACGTTGGAGGAATTAAGGAAGGAGAGGTTGAAAAGGGAAAAGCGGGAGAAGGAGAGGGAACGGGCCTTAGTGTTGGAGAAGAATCGAAGAGATGGAGCTGGCTCTAAGGATAGAGTGTTTTCCAGGAG GGGGTGA
- the LOC121235558 gene encoding uncharacterized protein LOC121235558 gives MGKLGCNIDGNLDDTKFSQPMPWIGLYVAAASLAFLISMAADVIQGIRRQKFWLPCKFSSLNATSLTLLAVATKLSVDLNTSMPRRQDQLAKLSSTILVCTVMGNSMPSLGTMENSDMFMNIVALGILVITVIVNVCIQLATGVIYVFWGEHVFIMFIMIVLLLLLSFSALTVPNTKQYLELKYNKRHQLALKEGSNEIGKSVVDKLRKDLMKYWVMAHTGSPSL, from the coding sequence atgggtAAGCTCGGATGCAATATTGATGGGAACCTGGATGACACGAAGTTCAGCCAGCCAATGCCATGGATTGGCCTCTACGTTGCAGCAGCGTCCCTGGCCTTCCTCATCTCCATGGCCGCTGATGTCATCCAAGGGATCCGCCGCCAGAAGTTCTGGTTACCCTGCAAATTCTCCTCTCTAAATGCTACTTCCCTCACCTTGTTAGCTGTGGCAACCAAACTGTCGGTGGATCTAAATACGTCTATGCCCCGCCGGCAAGATCAGCTTGCAAAACTCAGCAGCACGATCCTCGTCTGTACGGTAATGGGTAATTCTATGCCTTCTCTTGGCACCATGGAGAACAGCGATATGTTTATGAATATTGTGGCCTTGGGAATACTTGTTATTACTGTTATTGTGAATGTTTGCATCCAATTAGCCACTGGGGTAATCTATGTTTTCTGGGGAGAACATGTTTTCATCATGTTTATCATGATTGTTTTGCTTCTCCTCTTGAGTTTTTCTGCTCTGACAGTTCCAAACACTAAGCAGTATTTGGAACTCAAGTACAATAAAAGGCACCAATTAGCTCTCAAGGAAGGCTCGAATGAAATTGGTAAGTCAGTTGTCGACAAACTTAGAAAGGATCTTATGAAGTATTGGGTGATGGCTCATACAGGCAGCCCCAGTTTGTGA